The nucleotide sequence CGAAATATTTGTCCTCGTGCGCGGCCCCAATAAGCGGCGCGTACGATGCAAAAACCTTTTCTGGCGGTGCTCCCTCGTCGCTCCACATGTATTCGCCAAGGTACAACATCTGCTCAAACTCCACGCGCCAGCTCTTGGCGTGCTCAAAGCTTGGCTCAAATTCATTCGGTTCCGCAGACACAAAAGCCGCTTCTGGCGCGCCACACACAAGGCTTTTCCCGTCGATCATGTGCGCTACATGCGCGGCCAAAGTGCGAAGCTTCAGAGCCTGATTTATGGCCGTGTTGCCAAGCACCAGAAAAATCTCCCAGCGACAGACAAGGGGAAGCCGCCCCGTGGCATCCAGCCCGGAATAATCGGCCCGCATTTCCGCCAGATTTACAATTGCGGCGGGGGTTTTGAGCTTTGTCGCGTGCCCGTAATCGCACACGTCCTGCATGCCAGGTGTCGCTTTCAGCTCCGCCACAAGCGCGGCGTGCAAATCTTCAATCATGAGCGCCCTTCCTTCACTTTTTCCCAGCGCAACTCCTGCCGAAAGAAATGCAGAAATTTCCGCTCTGCTTCGGCGTAAATCTCTGTTTGCAGCACGCGTTCAATGTCCTTGGAAATATCCTCGTACTGCACGGAAATCGGCAGACGTGACCGGCCTTCTCGCTTAAAGACAGGACCACGACGCCCCGGCAGCATAAACGCGTGCCGACGCTGCACAGGTCCGGCCGTGACGCCGCTTCGAGTCTGGCGCGGGTTCAGCGCCGAAAGCGGGATCGCATTCCGCCCAACCCAGACGCGTGTGGATGCGGCCACCCTGTCCACTGACATTTTGAGTCGGCCCTTCAAGGCTTTTCGCGGCATGCCCGTATCACGGGAACTCTCCCGCAGGATTGCCGACTTCATCCAGCGCCCAAGTTTGGACACGGCCCGGCGGCTTGCGGCCTGAATCTGTTTTTCTGTTGCCGCAAATTCCAGCGCCAGCCGCTCACATTCGCGCTCTGGCCCGTCGAGAAAAAGCTTCATTCGTACACGCTCACACTGCCGTCAGAGAGCAAAATGGAACTAATGCCCGTGCCGTCTGGCAAAACGCGCTCCACGGTAAAAGCCATCTCGCCAATCACGATGCTCGCACCGCGCGGAATGCCCACGGCGTCAACACTTTTGCAGGTCAGCCGACAGTCCTCCATCTGGAGATCAAAATCCGAGCTGCTCGAATTGCCGTGCATTTTGCCCACGAGTCCGAAAACCTCGTTTGGCTGGTCAAAATACGCCGGGAACGTCCACGAACTGCAATCAGGAAGCACGACTTCCGCCTGCACCGTGTCCAGCCCGAAAAGGAAGAAATCAAGGTCCTTGCCGAGGAAATTCAGATCATTCATCATTTGCCCACCTTTCGCCCGCGATCCCCGAACCACCACGCAACGCTCAGGCCCGCGAGGTAAAGAATCGTGCACACGATGCGCTTTTCAAGGTCCATCGCCAGCGAAATATCAAGGCGCTCCAGCCCTGCACGGGCAATCACGTCCTCAACTTGGCAGCGTGTATTCCAGACCATCCACAGCATAAACACCGTCAGTGCTGGCCGGGTCAGCCCGCGAACCACGTCCACGCTCACGAGCAAAAACTTGTTCACAAAATGTGACACCGTGAAACC is from Desulfobaculum bizertense DSM 18034 and encodes:
- a CDS encoding head-tail joining protein, with the translated sequence MMNDLNFLGKDLDFFLFGLDTVQAEVVLPDCSSWTFPAYFDQPNEVFGLVGKMHGNSSSSDFDLQMEDCRLTCKSVDAVGIPRGASIVIGEMAFTVERVLPDGTGISSILLSDGSVSVYE